A stretch of DNA from Cannabis sativa cultivar Pink pepper isolate KNU-18-1 chromosome X, ASM2916894v1, whole genome shotgun sequence:
CTCACATGTGGAGAAAGTAGAGCAAGAGTAAGAAGCGATATTTGTTCCTACTCCAGTGTATGCTAATGTTCAAGCTGATGACGCAGCGAGCTCTTCTGTGGTGGCAGGTCAGCTCCCTGTAAATGACTTCTTTTATTTTGTGttgtttgattcgggagctataCGTTCATACATAGTTATgtgaataattaatatttttggataaggccttgtgatattttagaaatagggtttggaaccctaatgcctagtggggcgttggttatctctaataggcgcttTAAGTCTATGCtggttaggatcgaagataggaagttgagcgctgaccttataaaattggaatttattgagtttgacattatactgggaatggattttctgtttAAGtgttcggccagtatagattgtaagcagaaaatggtgacttttcagccgaaggtgaagatccatttgtttaggATGGATCAGTCCTGGGGTCTTGGATCTTGGTTATCTTTGTattaagggttagagatttacCATGCAGTGACTGTGtagaatttctagcaatggtaattgatttctgcagacctgaaacatttgggcctgaggcagtCAGGGCGGTGGAAGATTTTCTCGACATATTTTTCGAGTAGTTGCCGGAGTTGTCGCGCCGCCACAACGAGAAATTGATTTCGTAATTGATATGGCatctggagtcgaacctgtttctaaagctccatatagaatggctccagcgaGACTCAAGGAgtttaagttacaacttcaggggatgcttgacattgggtttattcgacctagTGTATCGCCCTCGGGAGCTCCGattctgtttgtgaaaaagaaaggtggttccctcagaatgtgtattgattattgggaactaaacaagctgatgattaagaataagtacccgttgcccagaatcAATGATCTGTTTGAACAGCTTCAGGGAAAGGCAgtattttcaaagattgatctatGATTTGGTTATCGTCAACTCAGAATCCGAGAGgaagacataccgaagactgcttttagaaccagatatgggcactatgagtttctggtaatatCATTCGGATTGattaatgctcctgcggcctttatggatcttatgaatagagtattcaaggatttcctcgataactacgttatagtgtttatcgatgatattcttgcatactctcaatcagaagggaagcacgagcatcatcttcggatggtattacagcgacttagggaccACAAATTGTATGCGGAGTTTTAAAGTGCGAATTTTGGTTGTCTgaagtgtcctttctgggtcatattgttgggtaGAATGGGATTATgattgatccaaacaaggtggagTAAGTGAAgtattggccgaggcccaagtttgtgacggaaattcgaagttttcttggcttagcagggtattatcgacgttttgtcgaaggattctttaaaaaatttatgcccctaaccgaattgaccaagaaaaatcagagatttatgtggtcagataagtgtgaaacaagtttccagaagttgaagcaacgtttgataacagctccggtgttagctttgtcATCAGATCCAAagaaatttgtggtttattgtgatgaaTCCAGACAAGgtttgggatgtgttctgatgcaagctaacAGAGTCATAGTTTATGCTTTTTGTCAACTAAAAGATTATGAGCAATACTATTCAACTCATGAGTTAGGTCATGCTGCGGTggttttgctttaaagatatggcgacatcaTCTTTACGGTAAAAGTGTGatatttatactgatcataagagtttcAAGTACGTTGTCACCCAGAAGAATTTAATAGTGAGACAGAGAAGATGGCTagagttggttaaggactacaattatgagattttatatcaccccgggaatgcgaatgttgtggctgatgcttTGAATAGAAAGGGTTCCGGGCAAGTTTGTACTACTGTTCTGTTAGCCCCTTAACTAGCCTTTGGAATGGTTAACGCAGAGATTGAATTCGTAGTTGGAAAGTTACACAGTTTAACACTTCAATCTGATCGATTAGAAAGAATCAGAAAAGCGCAATTGGAATATCTTGAATTAGTTGAGGTTCGAGACGATGTAATGGTCGGTCGGCCTAAAGACTTTttagtctcgagcagtggaatatTGTTATTTAAAGCTTGAGTTTATACTTCTAATGCTGAAGAGATCAAGAAGGAggtacttgatgaagctcattcCACACTTACTTATTGCATCCAGGAACAACCAAAATGTATCAGAATTTAAAACCCTATTTTTGGTGATTtgggatgaaaagagaagtGGTGGattatgtgtccaagtgtttaacctgccagcaaattAAAGCTGAACACCAGAGGCCGACAGGGTTACTACAATCTTTAGTccttcctgagtggaagtgggaggacattgcaatggattttgtaactggaatacctagaactacgggaatgtatgattcagtaagGGACATAGTGGACGAATTCACAGAATCAGCTccctttctaccagtgaaagctacatattcagtggatcagtatgctgagttgtATGTAAGGGGATCATTCGTCTCCATAGAGCCCCTAAATTTATTGTGTCAGACAGgaatccaaagttcacatcgaagttttgggtgagtcttcagaaggctatgggtatcaagttaaagtttagtacaaccTTTCACCCTCAGGCTGAGGGCTAGTCAGAAAGAACAATTCAAATATTGGAAGatttactgcgagcctgtgtcatggacttgagagttcatggagtaagtactttcCTTTAATTGAGTTCTCCTACAATAATAGCTACCATAGTACTATAGGAATGGCttcctatgagatgttatatggtagaaaatgtcgtttccctattcattgggacgagattGGAGAAAgaaagtacttgggtccagagttaatGCAGAGGACCACTGAGGCTATTGATAAAATCAAAAATttggatgcttgcttctcaaagcaggcagaaagtTATGCTGACCTGAGgtgcagagatgttacattttggacaggggaacatgttttctgCGGGTTTCACtataatgaagggtattaggtgcttcgggaagaagggtaagttaggccctaggttcattgggccaattcagatacttgagaaggtcgggcaggtagcgtatcggctagccttaccaccagcattgtcGGCTGTTCATGACATATTTCATATTTCCATGTTAAgaaaatacgtgtcagacccgactcatatcttgagttatgaagcccttgaactgcaatTAGACTTATCCTATAAAGAACAACCTATTCAaattcggaacaagactattgttCTAATTAAGTGCTCTGGAGGATCGGTGAATTGGAgtctgatatgaggactcagcatatccagagttattcaagttagatttcgaggacgaaatccttttaacggggggataattgtaatgaccgccttagtaaattggattagaaaagacaattagcactaatttctattattttattattatttatgaatttaattattttggaccccaatatttaaaaataaatattcgaGTTGTaattctcaatttcggagattttattaaactctaggggtattgtttgattaatatgtgaaagcaatatttgtaatttttgctcggcgacaacggaaaatgcgatggatggctagattgaacacatgggtaagtttagaactttaTTTCTTAGCGGGGAATATTGTAGAGAAaataattatcgggattgatcggggttatgggatttgaccattttacccctagttttagaaataccctagttttaagttaaggggcattttagtcattttatttggttaagagataggtggctgccctaggtGAATGACACCTAGCAAGTGAATACTCAGCATGAATTAGTTAATTAAACCCTTTTTCCATTtaaagaaaaatcaagaaaaagaaagaaaaataaggaaaagagacttgtttctttaactctctctctctctttctttcggctggGACCAAGCAAGGGCAAGGTTCAATTTTTCCTCTTCCATTTCTCTGGAATTTATCAAGGATTCAAGGTTGTAGTAAGTGAGGTAAACCCTAGAAACCTTTATCTTTTGAGTTATGAGTTTTTAGTTGAATTTACTTTGGTTTCAAGCATGATTTTGAATTATGGTGGTTGTTAagtttagaaatggttagggttAGGTTTTTATGCTCAATATTGGTTAATTAAGGGTTCTGGTAGTTGATTTTAATGCTTGGTGttagttttaagcaagcttgagttttgaaactcaagctttgagctttaatggcaagttgagtttCTTTGGTTTATTCTGTGAAATTCTGGTTGGAAATGGTTggttatgcattgtataggtacccTAGAGAGTTTGGttaagtttgggattgaattgagttTAGGGTGTTGGTTTTtgtgttcccagcacagaaccggtcgaccgattctgggggacctgtaccaaccggtcgaccggttggtgtccAGTTTttggacttccggttgggaccggtctgccggttgggagaattttccgaaccctagtttttcccaattttgagatatttagagtATTGCCTTgttgtttatcgatagggaaacttttacgTTCAATTCTAAGTCCCCGGAGAGTGATTTAGTGAGTCACTCATCAGTGTTACaattaatgtgattagggcatccatctagcgcgagaatttccgttcaggtcggccagcacacttgaattcggaaaacaggtaagaactgtatatagcGTGTTATATGAGATGCATGCATGATGTATGTATGACTGTACATgttttgggtgatatcatagcggcacaacaattgtgtcggttcgacaatacaggcatcgtactggttaagagtgatattcaccccagagagtattaattggcgctatcatagcggcacaacaattgtgtcggttcagcagtacgggcatagtactggttaagagtgatatcatggccaattgtACTCTTGGgtgctattgatgctatcatggcggcacgaacatagtgccggtcccgCAGTGCGATCATAGTGCTGGTAgtgggtgatatcatggtcatTAGCACCAaccattaagaacgttcttaatcatttgttaagccttgtaaataggtgtatgggcgcctagttaCAAGTCAAAAGttgtatgatatgttatatgcttttcttactgagtcttttgactcacagttctactttcatgtgtaggtaaaggaaaggcgataaCTGAACTGGAGTGAACTTGAGTtcggatgggattgtacatgtcaaagcagcgcgacctggagtgttcggtctcgggacatttggaaattgtattttgatagtcgctgtgcgacctgaacaatgtgtattttgaaatattacctttaaaagtttgaaaacgagATCCCggtacttgtaaatattttaatatattataaagtttattaattaatacaaaatttttaatttgacacgtttttcaagaaaactcttcgattagcgaagattacactgtaattgaaaaagcactgtagcgtgccttagcattagggcgttacaaaaactctttttattgattattatatcTGGAAAAAATTGTTTTATTACAGAGCAAGGAAGAGTTTATATAGGGTTGTAGTAGACAGAGTTAAGCTCAAATCCGTTATAACAAACTCAACTAATTAACAACTAATTACAATTAAGGTAAAGCTTATTACAAATTCTAATAGCCTCCCTCATGATGGTgtgtataaaattaaatatatgacACCCATCTTGGAaacaatttcaaaaaaaataaaaagaaacaaatcCTTGGTAAATATATCAGCTATATAAGTTGTTCCGAGAAGAAACATGTAGTAACTTGAGGACTCCTTGATGAACTTTCTTGCGGACAAAATGGCAATCTATCTCCACATACTTtgtgtgctcatgaaagacaGGGTTTTCACTTATATAAATTGCAGCAGTGTTGCCGTAGTAGAGATTGGCAGGAGGAGTATGGTTGAcctcgagatctttgaggagagCAAGGATCCAAGTTACTTCACAAGGGCCATTGGCCATTACCCGATACTCGGCTTCAACTGATGAACGAGAAACAGTTGGCTGCTTTTTGAACTTCCAGGAGATAAGAGAAGAGCCTAAAAAAACACAATAGCCAGAAATTGAATGCCTTGTATCCTAGCAGCCACCCCAGTTTGCATCTGAGAAAAAAGACAGGGGACAATCTGGGGGGAAAGGCTGGTTTCTACATAAGCAGGGCGTTTTGTAGTAGTTTTGGATGAGAAAACAAATGCCTTGACACGAAGTAGCTTAAAGGTATTGTAGGATCCTTTGTGTAGGATGTAAATGAGGTACTTGGGGGGAGTTAAAAATTGACTTAAACCTATTGACAACATAAGTAATGTCAGGTTGAGTAATGGTTAAGTAAATAAGTTTACCAATCAAGCTCTGATATGAAGTAGGATCGGACAGGAGCTCACCTTGATCTTTGGTGAGATTTAAATGGGGTACTTGGGGGGAGTTAAAAATTGACTTAACCTATTGACAACATAAGTAATGTCAGGTTGAGTAATGGTTAAGTAGATAAGTTTACCAATGAGACTCTGATATGAAGTAGGATCGGACAGGAGCTCGCCTTGATCTTTGGTGAGATTTAAATTTGGATCCATAAGTGTGGAGGCTGGTTTTACACCAGTATAACCTGTATTGGTGAGGAGTTGAAGTGTGAATGGCCATTGTGATATATTTATGCCTTCTTTGGAACGGTTGATCTCTAAGCCAAGAATCGTAAGGAACCAATGTCCTTAAGTTTGAATTTTCTGTCCAAGGACTTTTTAAATGAGGTAATGACAATTGTgttattgctagaaattaatataTCGTCAACATAAATGAGAACGACAATAAAAGATGTTAATGTTTGTCTTATGAAGAGAGAATGATCTGATAGAGACTGTTTGAAACCATCATTGAGAAGTGTTGTACAAAGTTTTTCATACCATTGGTGAGAGGCTTGTTTGAGGCCATATATACTCTTTTGCAATTTGCAGACAAAGTTGGCAGGACATGGATAGCCGGGGAACTTTCATGTATACTTTTTCATGGAGGTCACTATGTAAGAAGGCGTTATTGACATCTAATTGGTGAAAAGTCCAGTCATTCATGGTTGCAAGTGCAAGGAGCACTTTTAACGTGTTGAACTTTGCGACTGGGGCATATGTTTGAATCGACACCTTGTTGTTGGGAGAAGCTTTTGGCAACAAGACGAGCTTTATATTCTCCACGAGAGTTGTATTTGATCTTATACACCCATTTGTACCCAATAGCCTTGTGGCCGGGTGGGAGTTTTGTAATTATCCAAGTATTATTCTTTTAAGAGCATCGATTTCAATATCCATAGCATTGAGCCATTTGGAGAATTTAGAAGCTTCTTTATAGCTTTTTGGTTCTATAGCAGTATAGGTTGTAAGGATGGCTATTTTGAATGATGGAGATAGATTGTAATATGACAAAAAGTTTGAGAGTGGAAAGGATGTAGATGTAGCATGACAAATGTAGTCACAAGGTTATTTGGAGTTTTGATAGTCCGGCCATATGTTATTTTCTTCTCAGGAGGATCCTTAGGAGAAGGGAAAGGTTGAAGAGAAGAGGTAATGGGACTATGAACATGTAAAATATGGGGTGTGAAGTGGTTATGTATATCATTTTCTGAAGTATGATTTTGGAAAAGAAATATAGTTTCATGAAATACCACATCTTGGGAGTGATATAATTGATTGGTTTAAAGGTCAAGAAGAGTGTATGCCTTCATACCGTCAGGGTATCCTAGAAAAACAGAAGCTCTGGTTTTAGGGGAGAATTTATGCCTTTGAGAATCAAGGGTGGAAGCATAAGCTAAACACCTAAATGTTCTTAAGTGATCATAATTTGGTTCTTTGTTGTGTAGAAGAAAGAAAGGTGTTTTGCCTTTGAATAGGACTGATGGGATCCTATTGATTAAGTAGGTGGTTGTTTGAATGTTGTAGGGCCAATATACTAAAGGAACATTGGATTGGAAACTCAATGCCCGGGCCACATTCAATGGGTGTTGGTGTTTTCTTTCCACAACTGAGTTTTGTTGTGGTTTGTCCACACACGAATGATGATGTATAATGCCTTTAGAGgcaaaaaaaagttgtcaaattGAACTCTTTAGCATTATCTGAATGAATAGTTTTAATAGAGGTAGAAAATTGAGTACATATCATGCTATGAAAGGCAGGAATAATGGTCTGAACTTCAGACTTAGTTTTTAGCATGTATGTCTAAGTATTTTAATAGAGGTAGAAAATTGAGTACATATCATGCTATGAAAGGACGAAATAATGGTCTGAACTTCAGACTTAGTTTTTAGCATGTATGTCCAAGTATACCTTGAGTGTTCATCaacaattattaaaaaatatttgtaaCCTACCACACTGATTATATTAAAAGGCACCCATATATCAATGTGAATGAGGTCAAAAATAGCAGCAGCAaagttattttgaaaaataaatggtagctTTTTTTCCATGGCTAAATGGAGAATGGAACAATGAGGATTTAGTTGTGAAGAAAAAGAACTATCAATCTTTTTATTGATCATGTTGGAAATATACATGGAAGGGTGACTAAGGCGATTGTCCCATTGGTCTACATAACAGAAAATAAGGCGATTTGGCCTTTCAATTACATTCTTATGAACTATAAGAGAAGATTGACAAGAGGCAGTTGCGATGGAACAGCTTTGAAGAAGCTGGTATAGATTTCCTTGCTTTCTAGTTGTCCCAATCAACAAAGTCTGAGATGGATCCTAAATATAACAACAATTTGTGCGAAAAACCACATCATGAGCATTGTTGTTGAGATAATCATTGACTAAAAAAAGATTGAACCTAAATGATTGAATATTATGGAGAGAAATGTGCGGTGAGATGTAAACTGTGCCAATATTTTCAATAGGAATAGATGTTCTATTTGGTAACAGAACAATTTTAGGGAAAGAAGTATTTGAAAAAGATGCAAAACATAGTTTATTGCAACACATGTGGTGTGTAGCACCGTAGTCAACAATCCAAGAGAAAAAAGGGGAAGGAGTGTTACCAGACATATTAGATGCGGGTGCAGGTGTAGGGTCAACTCGAGGAGCTTGATTGTTGAGTTGTTGACTAAGCAAAGAGATTAGTTGCTGACACTAAAAATAAAGATTAATGTTGGAGGTAGAAGCCTCATTTGAATCAGTGAGTTACTCGTTGGAAGTGGCCAAATTAACAGCAGATTTGCCTTTGTCTGCTTTATCTTGTCACCATATCCAGGGGAAATCCATGGATGAAATAGAATTTTTCCACAAGATGCCCCGGTTTGCCACAATTGGAGCAAGATGGTCGTGGTTTCTTTGTGCGAGATTGAGTAGGATGGTTTGTGGATGGGCGGGTGGTAGCGTCTAAAGAAAGAGAGGATCCAAGGGTTCTTTGTCGTTCTTCTTGAACGATCATGgaaaagaccttggaaattgaGGGAATATGTTGGTTGAAAAGATCTGAGCTTGGACAGAGCCATAAGATTCATTTAAACCAATCGAGAATTGAAGAACTTGGTTCTGGTTGTAGTAATCCAAGAGGTTTTTCATAGCACCACATGTGCAAGTAGCAGCAGGTTGAAAATCTTTGAGACAGGACCAGGAGAGAGGATCTAACCCCTAGCATGCATGCTGAGGCTGATTTGATAGTCTATGCCTTAGCTGTGGTTCAATCTGAAAGTGATCCTGAACCTACTACCTATGAAGAAACCACTGCTTGCAAATCAAAGAAAAAGTGGCTTGCTGCTCTGGGTGAAAAAATGCACTCCTTGAAGAAGAACAAAACTTGGATTTTGGTGCCTAGGCCACAAGATAAGAAAGTTGTCTCCTGCAGATGGTTGTTTAAAGAGAAAGAGGGAATGACAAAGGGAGAGCCACCTAGATACAAGCTAGATTGGTAGCTAAGGGGTTCACACAGGTTGAGGGGGTAGATTACACAAACATCTTCTCACCCATTGTAAAGTACAAAACCATAAGAATGATGCTAGCCATTGATGCACACAATGACTTGGAGGTTGAGCAGTTAGATGTCAAAATTGCTTTCTTAAATGGTTTTCTGGATGAAGAGATTTTCATGGAGCAACCACCTAGTTTTCAAGTGGAAAATGGCAAAACAGATCTGGTTTGCTTGCTTAAAAGATCTTTGTATGGGTTGAAACAATCACCCAGACAGTGGACTCAAAGGTTCAATCAGTTTGTTCAAAGTATTGGCTTTTCAAGATCAAAATTTGACTCTTGTCTCTACTACAAGGAAATAGGGACACCTAAGGTTGTGTACCTATtactatatgttgatgatatgacGATCATTAGCAAAGAAAAGACTGAAAGTCAAGCCATTAAAAACAAActtaattctaaatttgaaatgaAGGACTTGGGAGCTGTCAAGAAAATTCTGAGAATAGAAGTCATAAGAAGTAGGCAAGAAGGGAAGATGACACTGACTCAGAGAAGCTACATTGAGAAAGTAATCAAGAAATTAAACTTGGATTCATCTAAGGCCACTGCTGTGCCACTTGCGTGGCATTTTAAATTGTCGAATGAATATTGTCCTAAAACTGAAACATAGAGAAAAAACATGAAAGGTGTACCCTACGCTATGGCTGTTGGATGTCGAATGTATATCATGGTTAGTACTAGACCTCATATAGCTCATTCTCTGAGTGTATTAAGCAGGTTTATGGCAAACCATGGGTTAGAACACTGGAATGTAGTGAAGTGGCTGATTAGATACTTGAAAGGTACAATCAAGTATGGTCTCATTTATCAAAAAGACACATCAAATGTGAGATTAGAAGGCTATGTTGATGCTGATTATGCATCAAACAGGGATAACAGAAGATCTACTACTGCCTATGTGTTCATGGTCAACAGAAGCTGCATATGTTGGAAATCACAACAACAACTAGTGGTGGCACTATCAACTACAAAATCTGAATTCATGGCCACCATTGAAACTTTCAAGGAAGCTATTTGGTTACAGGGAATACTACAAGAGTTGCAACTACTCAAAGACAAAGGGACAGTCTATTCTGATATTCTGTCATCAATTCACCTATGTAAGAACCCTGTATACTATGAGAAGAGCAAGCACATTGACATTAGACTATACTAGATTCAAGAGAAGATTGAGGACAGGGTTCTGGATTGGAAAAGGTGCACActattgggattttatgccttaaataaaacccatttcaatataatctgatttgttatcaatagaagattagaagtcatttatgtttacatgtagttttcatgtttatggtttaatgtatacaatttttattaagtccaaaacatatagttattcacaattacagtgatgtcaacacagtggaaggtaattgtaattatatgcttcaaaagataatgtccatgattcatcagtgcactggatttacactgatgtgatagttagtgataaagcttacttacaccttggataagtgttatgttctttccagaagattggcaaagtatgctagcatcggatgtatggagtatacattggactgggaccgatattgatcttagtaaatatattataatcttactgttgtatttttctaaatcaatatcactggttgatcttagatcaaaatatcttaaccctgacatggttaggttcgatctcaagagtgttatttgtattttttgagTTGTTAGTTAAAGCCTACCATTTGGTTCGGGTTGAACGTATAgtttgagaacatgatagtacaattaagtgggagtgctaaacatagatatggaatctatagcttttatctggacatagaagtgaaatgataatttccttcgagcttggcttaatagagataaatggaagagctcttatttcagtgattatattagtttactgaattatcatttatagaaagctaagtgttttaaggataaaatacattgaggggtaaaacgataaatttgtccctactcggtgtaaatcatctatagaggatctttgattattgggattagaacgatggttaaaaaatttcatagcgtatctatatcgtggaacatatagagtgttctatataattgagagtgtattcaattccaaatctatagtggtgcaaggaggaattaataagttagagaatttacttggtaaattctagatctgcttatcgaaagttcggttatataggcccatggcccccatactagttgagccaatattgcttgtaagactcagttaattgattttaattaatcaattataattctaaaattagactatataatatttatgaattttcactaagctagggcttaattatgaagaaaagagattctagggtttatttgttaattaagagactttattgagtctaattaataaatatattaaatgacaattttattcgataattaattttaattattaaataaatagttttggcatttaagtggttgaataggaaaatatgacatttgtgaaagaataggataaatagttgaaaaatagcaaaattgcaagtggtgggcccacatcctatggccaACCACTATTGCatgattttaccatttatttatcaattttttaatgtcaaataactcaaacctaaacctagaaggattcttataaatagatagtgatggactCAAATTGAAAGATGATAGTATTGATGCACTTAAGCCTTTCAGTCAAATTTGAgccttctcttcttctctctatttcgaatccttctttctctctttctctcttctaaaTTTGAACCCTgtagtgatagagtacatgcccaTGTATAGcaagttggtactcaatcatagtgtgtaagactgtgaagtcaagaatccaatcaactgaAGGAGGATTggattcagatcttggtgatactctgctacagaaaggatacaagggttacagatctgagtggaaagagtcatttaattctgctgcaaccaatataaggtttcttgaactttatatgtgtttaaattccattgttttagaaattcatatttaggatgttaaacaacatacatggtagtaaatctatatcctggtaaaataatccccAACACACACAAGTGACAACCTACAGACATGGGAACTAAGGTTCTCACTTTCAGTAAACTGATGCATTGTCTCAGTTTGCTGAACATTGGTACTTGCTGAACAAATTTGAGATATCAACATCATTAAGGCTTCTGTGAAAAGATTGCTGGTAGTTTGCTTTAGAGAATCAAGGTGGAAATTTGTGGAAGTTGATCCTCTAAACCAGCCTAAAAACTAACTCACCTAcactaactaactta
This window harbors:
- the LOC133032278 gene encoding secreted RxLR effector protein 161-like — translated: MAVGCRMYIMVSTRPHIAHSLSVLSRFMANHGLEHWNVVKWLIRYLKGTIKYGLIYQKDTSNVRLEGYVDADYASNRDNRRSTTAYVFMVNRSCICWKSQQQLVVALSTTKSEFMATIETFKEAIWLQGILQELQLLKDKGTVYSDILSSIHLCKNPVYYEKSKHIDIRLY